The Megalobrama amblycephala isolate DHTTF-2021 linkage group LG7, ASM1881202v1, whole genome shotgun sequence genome window below encodes:
- the urp2 gene encoding urotensin II-related peptide isoform X1, which translates to MYKVDMLKVLTTVALLTVASAAPLMPGEPPADGDPRRTGADEINTARAKLLRTGPMTTFPDGDGKTAVMRALDEIITATSSPNVRDKTGISNLLKTLTLLSDGHEEIDGSLRTDRTTSSPNSQRQAEKNRLFRLSEVIGSNEHDDTPTAAKQSKSDPVTGDPEAREELVKMLSALEELHKLMNRTLRHRITIIPRGNSNGRGSGKKNKMQVVTDGNLKSTTATTIDSGGISPMASTDQMDPKLNGKAFKKSLPSAKKPNKRVCFWKYCSQN; encoded by the exons ATGTATAAGGTGGACATGTTGAAAGTATTGACCACAGTTGCTCTGCTGACCGTCGCTTCGGCTGCTCCGTTGATGCCTGGAGAACCACCAGCTGATGGAG ATCCAAGGAGAACTGGCGCGGATGAAATAAACACAGCACGAGCGAAGCTACTGAGGACCGGACCAATGACGACATTTCCCGATGGAGATGGAAAGACTGCGGTGATGAGAGCTTTAGACGAAATAATTACAGCAACAAGCAGCCCAAATGTCAGAGACAAAACAGGTATCAGTAATCTATTAAAGACACTAACACTCCTTTCTGACGGACACGAGGAGATTGATGGATCTCTGAGGACAGACCGCACAACCAGTTCCCCCAATTCCCAGCGGCAAGCGGAGAAGAACAGACTGTTCAGGCTGTCAGAAGTGATTGGGTCAAACGAGCACGACGACACTCCAACAGCAGCCAAACAATCCAAGTCTGATCCCGTCACGGGTGATCCCGAGGCTCGAGAGGAGCTGGTGAAGATGTTGAGCGCACTTGAAGAGCTTCACAAGTTAATGAACCGCACACTGAGGCATCGAATCACCATCATACCCAGAG GAAATAGCAATGGGCGAGGTTCTGGGAAAAAGAACAAAATG CAGGTAGTGACAGATGGAAACCTGAAATCCACCACAGCGACCACTATAGACAGCGGTGGGATTTCACCGATGGCCAGCACTGACCAGATGGATCCCAAACTCAACGGAAAAGCCTTTAAAAAGTCTCTTCCATCAGCTAAGAAACCCAACAAAAGAG TGTGCTTCTGGAAGTACTGCTCTCAGAACTGA
- the LOC125272950 gene encoding chloride intracellular channel protein 6 isoform X1: MAQAKSDTSINMEISNGAVIHCPAGSCMEMEDRRTGEEEEEEDEVELAEEVDEYMDDGGEDNVMPSTDVIIHKTEQEDIMEDLEDQERAILQNKSTKEIKDGETEDEVNITAKLTRSKLLAELSIAAQTQVLKLQNEAEVRAGAFKEVDENQADHKLETLYEDEKESDEQQVQTLSVSNTETQELLLFEVREVTCCLQEKIEIEYRDDQMQQVKNEMVLQKEEHEEVKAEGCHDEGVKNVVDEEPQMISTSEEENIQSLGEEEEPATSDNIGKEKPMTEVPLFEDCKAIGDPMHNDALATNNDEETSTINKAADEKAIDWIATEQPSQTDLFGGTIEEMVHNSDQLVDSIVPECERLEWMQQVVGDTDLECCERIVADTQSAIVNGPEETRGDKEADKEEESIERIQRGVEITKEPKQVKKEELSAEEGSCTEVEEPPDAPEIVEEEACKKQEHLGNGKWEVAEGGDTEKEQPRQVNEEVPIPIKGGACKEQEQLSNDKWEVAEGGDASKEQPRLVNEEVPIPVEGGACKKQEQLGNGKREVAEGGDTAKEQPRLVNEEVPIPVEGGARKKQEQLGNDKQEVSEGGDASKEQPRLINEEVPIPVEGGACKKQEQLGNGKQEVAEGGDAAKEQPRQVNEEGPIPVEGGACKKQEQLGNGKREVAEGGDTAKEQPRLVNEEVPIPVEGGARKKQEQLGNDKQEVSEGGDASKEQPRLINEEVPIPVEGGACKKQEQLGNGKREVAEGGDAAKEQPRQVNEEGPIPIEEGECKKDEQLGNDKLEVTERSDAAKEQPRQVKEEVPTKIEAGAEKWLEELKAVIEDEPRRKAQGGRKVTIPSWLKTSESSDAPFQEPPKILGSQIRTMSGGSEGELNIKTKGQEVTMANGFPEIPSSVVQQEDIKPLVMPRRMATPTQREGDPHDQQISLYVKAGSDGESIGNCPFSQRLFMILWLKGVIFNVTTVDLKRKPADLQDLAPGTNPPFMTFNGEVLVDVNKIEEFLEERLVPPRYPKLAAKHPESNTAGIDVFAKFSAYIKNPRKEANEGLEKALLKSLKRLDEYLQTPLPEEIDANSLDDPDASTRGFLDGPDLTLADCNLLPKLHIMKIVARKYRGFEIPAEMTGILRYLNNAYQREEFMNTCPADREIEFAYLDVAKKIK; encoded by the exons ATGGCCCAGGCCAAAAGTGATACGAGTATCAACATGGAGATTTCTAATGGAGCTGTTATCCACTGTCCTGCAGGATCATGCATGGAGATGGAAGATCGGCGGACtggggaggaagaggaggaggaagatgaGGTTGAACTAGCTGAAGAGGTGGATGAGTATATGGACGATGGTGGAGAAGACAATGTAATGCCCTCAACAGATGTGATCATCCATAAAACAGAGCAAGAGGATATTATGGAAGACCTGGAGGACCAAGAGAGAGCGATTCTGCAAAACAAATCTACAAAAGAGATAAAGGATGGAGAGACAGAAGATGAAGTGAACATAACTGCCAAACTAACAAGGTCTAAGCTACTAGCTGAACTCTCAATTGCAGCGCAAACACAAgttttgaaacttcaaaatGAAGCTGAAGTGCGTGCAGGAGCGTTCAAAGAAGTGGACGAGAATCAAGCAGATCACAAGTTGGAAACACTGTACGAAGATGAAAAGGAAAGCGATGAACAACAAGTGCAGACTTTGAGTGTAAGTAACACGGAGACACAAGAGCTGCTCCTCTTTGAGGTAAGAGAGGTCACTTGTTGCCTTCAAGAGAAAATAGAAATCGAGTACAGAGATGATCAAATGCAGCAAGTAAAAAATGAAATGGTTTTGCAAAAAGAGGAGCATGAAGAGGTAAAGGCAGAAGGTTGTCATGATGAGGGTGTAAAAAACGTTGTGGATGAAGAGCCACAAATGATTTCTACCAGTGAAGAAGAAAACATTCAGAGTCTTGGGGAAGAGGAAGAACCAGCAACATCTGATAACATTGGCAAAGAAAAGCCTATGACTGAGGTGCCTTTATTTGAGGACTGCAAAGCAATTGGAGATCCAATGCACAATGATGCCTTAGCCACAAATAATGATGAAGAGACGTCCACCATTAACAAAGCAGCAGATGAAAAGGCAATTGACTGGATTGCAACAGAACAACCTTCTCAAACTGATCTGTTTGGTGGAACGATAGAGGAGATGGTCCATAATTCAGATCAGTTGGTGGACAGCATCGTGCCAGAATGTGAAAGATTAGAGTGGATGCAACAGGTGGTGGGTGACACAGATCTAGAGTGCTGTGAGAGAATTGTGGCGGATACCCAATCAGCCATTGTCAATGGACCCGAGGAGACAAGAGGAGATAAAGAAGCTGATAAAGAGGAAGAGAGCATTGAAAGGATTCAAAGAGGCGTGGAGATTACCAAGGAGCCAAAGCAGGTCAAGAAGGAGGAGCTTTCAGCAGAGGAGGGAAGCTGTACAGAGGTAGAAGAGCCACCTGATGCACCTGAGATTGTAGAAGAGGAGGCGTGCAAGAAGCAGGAACACCTCGGCAATGGCAAATGGGAGGTCGCAGAAGGAGGTGACACTGAAAAGGAACAGCCAAGACAAGTCAATGAAGAAGTGCCAATACCTATCAAAGGGGGGGCGTGTAAGGAGCAGGAACAGCTCAGCAATGACAAATGGGAGGTCGCAGAGGGAGGTGATGCTTCAAAGGAACAGCCAAGACTAGTCAATGAAGAAGTGCCAATACCTGTAGAAGGGGGGGCATGTAAGAAACAGGAACAGCTCGGCAATGGCAAACGGGAGGTCGCAGAGGGAGGTGACACGGCAAAGGAACAGCCAAGACTAGTCAATGAAGAAGTGCCGATACCTGTAGAAGGGGGGGCACGTAAGAAGCAGGAACAGCTCGGCAATGACAAACAGGAGGTCTCAGAGGGAGGCGATGCTTCAAAGGAACAGCCAAGACTAATCAATGAAGAAGTGCCGATACCTGTAGAAGGGGGGGCATGTAAGAAACAGGAACAGCTCGGCAATGGCAAACAGGAGGTTGCAGAGGGAGGTGACGCGGCAAAGGAACAGCCAAGACAAGTCAATGAAGAAGGGCCAATACCTGTAGAAGGGGGGGCATGTAAGAAACAGGAACAGCTCGGCAATGGCAAACGGGAGGTCGCAGAGGGAGGTGACACGGCAAAGGAACAGCCAAGACTAGTCAATGAAGAAGTGCCGATACCTGTAGAAGGGGGGGCACGTAAGAAGCAGGAACAGCTCGGCAATGACAAACAGGAGGTCTCAGAGGGAGGCGATGCTTCAAAGGAACAGCCAAGACTAATCAATGAAGAAGTGCCGATACCTGTAGAAGGGGGGGCATGTAAGAAGCAGGAACAGCTCGGCAATGGGAAACGGGAGGTCGCAGAGGGAGGTGACGCGGCAAAGGAACAGCCAAGACAAGTCAATGAAGAAGGGCCAATACCTATAGAAGAGGGGGAATGTAAGAAGGACGAACAGCTTGGCAATGACAAACTGGAGGTCACAGAGAGAAGTGATGCTGCAAAGGAACAGCCAAGACAAGTCAAGGAAGAAGTCCCTACAAAAATAGAAGCGGGGGCGGAGAAGTGGCTAGAAGAGCTCAAGGCTGTCATTGAAGATGAGCCAAGGAGGAAAGCCCAGGGGGGGCGTAAAGTGACCATACCTTCCTGGTTGAAGACCAGCGAGAGCTCAGATGCCCCTTTCCAAGAGCCACCGAAGATACTCGGCAGTCAGATCAGAACCATGAGTGGGGGCAGTGAAGGGGAACTGAATATCAAAACCAAAGGACAGGAGGTCACCATGGCGAATGGGTTCCCTGAGATACCATCTTCTGTAGTTCAACAGGAAGACATAAAACCCCTTGTAATGCCGAGGAGGATGGCAACTCCAACTCAACGGGAGGGCGATCCTCATGACCAGCAGATCTCCCTATATGTGAAG GCCGGCAGTGATGGAGAGAGTATCGGGAACTGTCCCTTCTCTCAGAGACTCTTCATGATCCTCTGGCTGAAAGGAGTCATCTTCAACGTCACCACTGTGGACCTCAAGAG GAAGCCAGCAGATTTACAGGATCTCGCTCCAGGAACAAACCCGCCATTCATGACCTTCAACGGAGAGGTTCTGGTGGACGTCAACAAGATCGAGGAGTTTCTCGAGGAACGATTGGTCCCACCACG ataTCCAAAGTTGGCAGCAAAGCATCCAGAATCCAACACAGCAGGAATAGATGTATTTGCCAAGTTTTCTGCCTACATCAAGAACCCTCGTAAAGAAGCTAATGAGG GTCTGGAGAAAGCTCTTCTGAAGTCCCTGAAGAGGTTGGATGAGTATTTGCAGACGCCGCTGCCCGAGGAAATTGATGCCAACAGCCTAGATGATCCCGATGCGTCTACACGAGGCTTTCTGGATGGACCAGACCTCACGCTGGCCGACTGTAACCTGCTTCCCAAACTACATATCATGAAG ATTGTTGCTAGGAAATACAGAGGTTTTGAGATTCCTGCTGAGATGACTGGAATTTTACGATATTTGAATAACGCCTACCAGAGAGAAGAATTCATGAACACCTGCCCTGCTGACCGGGAGATTGAGTTCGCTTACCTGGACGTCGCCAAAAAGATCAAATAG
- the urp2 gene encoding urotensin II-related peptide isoform X2 produces MYKVDMLKVLTTVALLTVASAAPLMPGEPPADGDPRRTGADEINTARAKLLRTGPMTTFPDGDGKTAVMRALDEIITATSSPNVRDKTGISNLLKTLTLLSDGHEEIDGSLRTDRTTSSPNSQRQAEKNRLFRLSEVIGSNEHDDTPTAAKQSKSDPVTGDPEAREELVKMLSALEELHKLMNRTLRHRITIIPRGNSNGRGSGKKNKMVVTDGNLKSTTATTIDSGGISPMASTDQMDPKLNGKAFKKSLPSAKKPNKRVCFWKYCSQN; encoded by the exons ATGTATAAGGTGGACATGTTGAAAGTATTGACCACAGTTGCTCTGCTGACCGTCGCTTCGGCTGCTCCGTTGATGCCTGGAGAACCACCAGCTGATGGAG ATCCAAGGAGAACTGGCGCGGATGAAATAAACACAGCACGAGCGAAGCTACTGAGGACCGGACCAATGACGACATTTCCCGATGGAGATGGAAAGACTGCGGTGATGAGAGCTTTAGACGAAATAATTACAGCAACAAGCAGCCCAAATGTCAGAGACAAAACAGGTATCAGTAATCTATTAAAGACACTAACACTCCTTTCTGACGGACACGAGGAGATTGATGGATCTCTGAGGACAGACCGCACAACCAGTTCCCCCAATTCCCAGCGGCAAGCGGAGAAGAACAGACTGTTCAGGCTGTCAGAAGTGATTGGGTCAAACGAGCACGACGACACTCCAACAGCAGCCAAACAATCCAAGTCTGATCCCGTCACGGGTGATCCCGAGGCTCGAGAGGAGCTGGTGAAGATGTTGAGCGCACTTGAAGAGCTTCACAAGTTAATGAACCGCACACTGAGGCATCGAATCACCATCATACCCAGAG GAAATAGCAATGGGCGAGGTTCTGGGAAAAAGAACAAAATG GTAGTGACAGATGGAAACCTGAAATCCACCACAGCGACCACTATAGACAGCGGTGGGATTTCACCGATGGCCAGCACTGACCAGATGGATCCCAAACTCAACGGAAAAGCCTTTAAAAAGTCTCTTCCATCAGCTAAGAAACCCAACAAAAGAG TGTGCTTCTGGAAGTACTGCTCTCAGAACTGA
- the LOC125272950 gene encoding chloride intracellular channel protein 4 isoform X2 translates to MNKRLSVSSCMFDRVLQPKHPQNTKTDSYQMKSVILDSQRHFHAFREFVLRKYSAFNFIRHVKAVYLQHFTMAWFDVAAKKLGFPSIELFVKAGSDGESIGNCPFSQRLFMILWLKGVIFNVTTVDLKRKPADLQDLAPGTNPPFMTFNGEVLVDVNKIEEFLEERLVPPRYPKLAAKHPESNTAGIDVFAKFSAYIKNPRKEANEGLEKALLKSLKRLDEYLQTPLPEEIDANSLDDPDASTRGFLDGPDLTLADCNLLPKLHIMKIVARKYRGFEIPAEMTGILRYLNNAYQREEFMNTCPADREIEFAYLDVAKKIK, encoded by the exons ATGAACAAACGTCTCAGTGTCTCGTCCTGCATGTTTGACCGTGTTCTCCAGCCCAAACACCCACAGAACACGAAGACAGACTCTTACCAAATGAAATCAGTCATTCTGGATTCACAAAGGCATTTTCATGCATTCAGAGAATTTGTTTTGAGAAAATATTctgcatttaattttattagacATGTAAAAGCAGTGTATCTGCAGCATTTCACAATGGCTTGGTTTGATGTAGCTGCTAAAAAACTGGGATTTCCTAGCATTGAGCTGTTTGTGAAG GCCGGCAGTGATGGAGAGAGTATCGGGAACTGTCCCTTCTCTCAGAGACTCTTCATGATCCTCTGGCTGAAAGGAGTCATCTTCAACGTCACCACTGTGGACCTCAAGAG GAAGCCAGCAGATTTACAGGATCTCGCTCCAGGAACAAACCCGCCATTCATGACCTTCAACGGAGAGGTTCTGGTGGACGTCAACAAGATCGAGGAGTTTCTCGAGGAACGATTGGTCCCACCACG ataTCCAAAGTTGGCAGCAAAGCATCCAGAATCCAACACAGCAGGAATAGATGTATTTGCCAAGTTTTCTGCCTACATCAAGAACCCTCGTAAAGAAGCTAATGAGG GTCTGGAGAAAGCTCTTCTGAAGTCCCTGAAGAGGTTGGATGAGTATTTGCAGACGCCGCTGCCCGAGGAAATTGATGCCAACAGCCTAGATGATCCCGATGCGTCTACACGAGGCTTTCTGGATGGACCAGACCTCACGCTGGCCGACTGTAACCTGCTTCCCAAACTACATATCATGAAG ATTGTTGCTAGGAAATACAGAGGTTTTGAGATTCCTGCTGAGATGACTGGAATTTTACGATATTTGAATAACGCCTACCAGAGAGAAGAATTCATGAACACCTGCCCTGCTGACCGGGAGATTGAGTTCGCTTACCTGGACGTCGCCAAAAAGATCAAATAG
- the LOC125272950 gene encoding chloride intracellular channel protein 4 isoform X3 codes for MILWLKGVIFNVTTVDLKRKPADLQDLAPGTNPPFMTFNGEVLVDVNKIEEFLEERLVPPRYPKLAAKHPESNTAGIDVFAKFSAYIKNPRKEANEGLEKALLKSLKRLDEYLQTPLPEEIDANSLDDPDASTRGFLDGPDLTLADCNLLPKLHIMKIVARKYRGFEIPAEMTGILRYLNNAYQREEFMNTCPADREIEFAYLDVAKKIK; via the exons ATGATCCTCTGGCTGAAAGGAGTCATCTTCAACGTCACCACTGTGGACCTCAAGAG GAAGCCAGCAGATTTACAGGATCTCGCTCCAGGAACAAACCCGCCATTCATGACCTTCAACGGAGAGGTTCTGGTGGACGTCAACAAGATCGAGGAGTTTCTCGAGGAACGATTGGTCCCACCACG ataTCCAAAGTTGGCAGCAAAGCATCCAGAATCCAACACAGCAGGAATAGATGTATTTGCCAAGTTTTCTGCCTACATCAAGAACCCTCGTAAAGAAGCTAATGAGG GTCTGGAGAAAGCTCTTCTGAAGTCCCTGAAGAGGTTGGATGAGTATTTGCAGACGCCGCTGCCCGAGGAAATTGATGCCAACAGCCTAGATGATCCCGATGCGTCTACACGAGGCTTTCTGGATGGACCAGACCTCACGCTGGCCGACTGTAACCTGCTTCCCAAACTACATATCATGAAG ATTGTTGCTAGGAAATACAGAGGTTTTGAGATTCCTGCTGAGATGACTGGAATTTTACGATATTTGAATAACGCCTACCAGAGAGAAGAATTCATGAACACCTGCCCTGCTGACCGGGAGATTGAGTTCGCTTACCTGGACGTCGCCAAAAAGATCAAATAG